The following are from one region of the Leptospira selangorensis genome:
- a CDS encoding lipocalin-like domain-containing protein gives MPFQLLTNRVVRPNRTSGILISVLFSSLFFISSGNGFAAPKTDGFKFPQDHFFHKGYRVEWCYFIGILDTEEGKELGYELSFFRAYLGPKVALYPVHFAISDLEDEKHKISQTIERELGGVAGQDKNNLWSGDYRMEVTGPADFRISAFPRTDSGFGLELELSTKSKNILIHGKNGKSLKSRKNPKFFSYYYSIPRLETKGSLYLEGKEYHVKSGTSWMDHEWSSPEGTEAAFDLSSKDISWDWICIQMEDGSDIMAFNFKNKAGDVETFGTYRSPDGKVISLENENDLKFVPEDKTWKSDQTGNSYKLRWKLISERFNLNISPKFEEQEFDARSSTGLIYWEGAVKVGGDIEGKSVKGKGYLELKPFR, from the coding sequence ATGCCCTTCCAATTATTAACAAACAGAGTCGTAAGACCAAATAGAACCTCCGGGATCCTAATTTCAGTTCTGTTCTCATCTTTGTTCTTTATTTCGAGCGGAAACGGATTCGCTGCCCCTAAAACCGATGGTTTTAAATTCCCCCAAGACCATTTTTTCCATAAAGGATACAGAGTAGAATGGTGTTATTTCATCGGTATCTTGGATACGGAAGAAGGTAAAGAATTAGGATATGAGTTAAGCTTCTTCCGAGCTTACCTTGGGCCAAAAGTTGCGTTATATCCCGTTCACTTTGCAATCTCCGATCTAGAAGATGAAAAACATAAGATCTCTCAGACAATCGAAAGGGAGTTAGGTGGAGTCGCCGGCCAAGATAAGAACAATTTATGGAGCGGAGACTACCGTATGGAAGTTACCGGTCCCGCGGACTTCCGGATCTCAGCTTTTCCAAGAACAGACTCAGGCTTCGGTTTAGAATTGGAGCTAAGTACCAAATCCAAAAATATTCTTATCCACGGCAAAAACGGGAAGTCTCTCAAGAGCAGAAAGAATCCTAAATTTTTCTCTTACTATTATAGTATTCCTCGTTTGGAAACCAAAGGCTCTCTTTATTTAGAAGGAAAAGAATACCATGTAAAATCAGGCACAAGCTGGATGGACCATGAGTGGAGTAGTCCAGAAGGAACCGAGGCTGCATTCGATCTTTCTTCCAAAGACATTTCCTGGGATTGGATCTGTATACAAATGGAAGACGGCTCCGATATTATGGCATTCAACTTTAAGAACAAAGCAGGAGATGTCGAAACGTTCGGGACTTACCGTTCTCCGGACGGAAAAGTAATCTCTTTAGAAAACGAAAACGATCTAAAATTTGTTCCGGAAGATAAGACCTGGAAGAGTGACCAAACGGGAAATTCCTATAAATTACGATGGAAATTAATTTCCGAACGATTTAATCTGAATATCTCGCCCAAATTTGAAGAGCAGGAATTCGACGCAAGATCTAGCACTGGACTAATTTATTGGGAAGGTGCGGTAAAAGTCGGCGGAGATATCGAAGGAAAATCCGTAAAAGGAAAAGGTTATCTGGAACTAAAACCTTTCCGTTAA
- a CDS encoding lysophospholipid acyltransferase family protein, which produces MANPKPRSERQKVKKFIQYVFARILVGTLSIFPYILRGKILFHIIRFLAKTTGATKKRIERHIRTAFPQISESEIQEYIFHNLRNLSHMANEFCEEPRMNKKFIDKWVTFLPNKETHTRLFEKGGILVLGHLGNWETMGVSICYTAPKNELYVFAKRQSNPWSNAWIEKNRASQRIKLVYTDESPRKALTLLKQGKLVAFISDQDAGNTGSFFPFLGNMASTFLGPATFSRMTDVPILFCSSWYDKIGKLYFHVEEFERPNLDPRKDPELWEREFTYKWVKRLEEEVYKHPGDYFWLHRRWHTKPENKEELDKFWKEFKSSAEKSKV; this is translated from the coding sequence ATGGCGAACCCTAAACCCAGAAGCGAAAGACAAAAAGTCAAAAAATTCATACAGTATGTATTCGCGAGAATACTGGTAGGTACTCTTTCTATTTTCCCATATATCCTGAGGGGAAAGATCCTATTTCATATTATTCGATTCTTGGCCAAAACGACAGGCGCTACAAAAAAAAGGATCGAAAGACATATACGAACTGCATTTCCTCAAATATCGGAATCCGAGATACAAGAGTATATTTTTCATAACCTCAGAAATCTATCTCATATGGCTAATGAGTTCTGCGAAGAACCTAGAATGAATAAAAAGTTCATAGATAAATGGGTGACCTTCTTACCAAATAAAGAAACCCATACTCGTTTATTCGAGAAGGGCGGGATCTTGGTTTTAGGACATTTGGGGAACTGGGAAACTATGGGAGTTTCCATTTGTTACACCGCTCCTAAAAATGAGCTATATGTATTCGCAAAAAGACAATCCAATCCTTGGTCCAACGCTTGGATCGAAAAGAACAGAGCTTCCCAAAGAATTAAGTTAGTATACACGGATGAAAGTCCGAGAAAGGCACTGACCTTATTGAAACAAGGAAAGTTAGTCGCCTTTATATCGGATCAAGATGCAGGTAATACCGGGTCCTTCTTTCCTTTTTTAGGAAATATGGCTTCTACATTCTTAGGACCCGCGACATTTTCCAGAATGACTGATGTTCCGATCTTATTCTGTAGCAGTTGGTACGATAAGATCGGGAAATTATATTTTCATGTAGAAGAATTCGAAAGACCGAATTTGGATCCTAGAAAGGACCCGGAATTATGGGAGAGAGAATTCACTTACAAATGGGTTAAACGTTTAGAAGAAGAAGTTTATAAACATCCGGGTGATTATTTCTGGCTGCATAGACGTTGGCATACAAAACCTGAAAACAAAGAAGAACTAGACAAGTTCTGGAAAGAATTTAAATCTTCTGCTGAAAAATCTAAGGTTTGA